A single Argentina anserina chromosome 7, drPotAnse1.1, whole genome shotgun sequence DNA region contains:
- the LOC126801836 gene encoding protein KINESIN LIGHT CHAIN-RELATED 1-like → MSALATPARSVLPDPRTKPRKKTTPEKQLQQPIDEATLDNPDLGPFLLKLAREAVGSGENPNKALDYALRAAKSFERCSGPGLDLAMSLHLVAAIYCSLGRFEDATRALERSIEVSDAENGSDHALAKFSGYMQLGDTYSMLGQLERSIVCYGSGLKIQMDTLGESDPRVAETCRYLAEAHVQVMQFDEAENYSMKTLEIHREHKGPASIEEAADRRLMALIYEAKGDYESAVEHLVLASMLMIANGQDNEVAAIDVGIGDIYLSLCRFDEAVFSYQKALTVFKSTRGENHPSVASVFIRLADLYYKTGKLRESKSYCENALRIYAKPLPGVVSEEIATGLTEIAAIYEAVNEPEEALKLLQKAMKLLEDTPGHRSTIAGIEAQMGVMFYMVGRFGEAWSSLDSAIKKLRASGEKKSAYFGIVLNQLGLSCVQLYKLDEAARLFEEARDILEQECGICHLDTLGVFSNLAATYDAMGRVGSAIEILEYILKVREEKLGTANPDVDDEKKRLADLLKEAGRVRNRKGKSLENLIDSSNSQRMKKDGMKRWSGTSY, encoded by the exons ATGTCAGCTCTCGCGACCCCGGCCCGGTCAGTCTTACCCGACCCGCGTACCAAACCCCGAAAAAAGACCACCCCGGAGAAGCAGCTGCAGCAGCCCATCGACGAGGCCACGCTCGACAACCCGGATCTGGGCCCGTTTCTGCTCAAGCTCGCCCGGGAGGCGGTCGGGTCCGGCGAGAACCCGAACAAGGCGCTGGACTATGCCCTCCGGGCGGCGAAGTCGTTCGAGCGGTGCTCCGGTCCCGGGCTTGACCTGGCCATGAGCCTTCACCTTGTGGCGGCGATTTACTGCAGCTTGGGGAGGTTTGAGGACGCGACTCGGGCTCTGGAGCGGTCCATTGAGGTTTCGGATGCGGAAAACGGGTCGGATCATGCGCTGGCGAAATTCTCGGGGTACATGCAGCTGGGGGATACGTACTCCATGCTGGGGCAGCTCGAGCGGTCTATAGTGTGTTACGGGTCGGGCTTGAAGATCCAGATGGATACTCTGGGGGAGTCCGACCCGAGAGTTGCAGAGACTTGCAG GTACCTAGCAGAGGCGCATGTCCAAGTTATGCAATTTGATGAAGCGGAGAACTATAGCATGAAGACGCTTGAAATTCACAGGGAGCACAAGGGACCTGCGTCAATTGAAGAAGCAGCTGACCGTCGTCTTATGGCTCTCATCTATGAGGCAAAGGGAGATTATGAATCTGCGGTCGAGCACCTTGTCCTTGCTAGCATGCTAATGATTGCCAATGGGCAAGACAATGAGGTTGCTGCTATTGATGTGGGCATTGGCGACATTTACCTGTCTCTCTGTCGCTTTGACGAAGCTGTTTTCTCCTACCAGAAGGCGCTCACAGTCTTTAAGTCCACTAGGGGAGAAAATCACCCTTCTGTGGCATCAGTTTTTATTCGCCTTGCGGATCTGTATTACAAGACAGGGAAGTTAAGAGAGTCTAAATCTTACTGTGAGAATGCCTTGAGGATATATGCAAAGCCTTTGCCTGGAGTTGTCTCCGAGGAAATTGCCACAGGGTTGACTGAAATTGCAGCTATATATGAAGCTGTGAATGAGCCTGAAGAAGCactaaaactcttgcaaaaggCTATGAAGTTATTAGAAGATACCCCTGGACACCGGAGCACTATTGCAGGAATAGAAGCACAGATGGGTGTTATGTTCTACATGGTTGGGAGGTTTGGGGAAGCTTGGAGTTCGTTGGACAGTGCCATTAAGAAGCTTCGCGCTAGCGGGGAGAAGAAATCAGCCTATTTTGGTATTGTTCTGAACCAATTGGGATTGTCTTGTGTGCAGTTGTACAAATTAGATGAAGCGGCTCGTCTTTTTGAAGAAGCAAGGGATATACTTGAGCAGGAGTGCGGTATTTGTCACTTGGATACTCTAGGGGTATTTAGCAACCTTGCAGCAACTTATGATGCCATGGGAAG GGTAGGGTCTGCAATTGAAATATTAGAGTACATTCTGAAGGTGAGGGAAGAAAAGCTCGGGACAGCAAATCCAGATGTTGATGATGAGAAGAAACGATTAGCTGATCTCTTGAAAGAAGCAGGAAGGGTGCGGAACAGAAAGGGAAAATCGCTTGAGAATCTCATTGACAGTTCCAATTCCCAAAGGATGAAGAAGGATGGAATGAAGAGGTGGTCTGGAACTAGTTACTAA
- the LOC126801842 gene encoding mediator of RNA polymerase II transcription subunit 4-like: MNSNLTQHQIVQSPARLGLANPTSPSLQNPNPPKPTSLQSNASSTLISLLPPLPRAQSLLVQMASLASKLFEVSPNRSLWVNAFRGSLPTFLPSQSQSVPVTAVDSNPSSIKEILAQFSVLQTQLFEAVAKLQDILDLQDSKLKIAREIRSKDAALLAFSKKLKDAEQILDNLVDDYSDFRRPKRMKQEEDDADDEESSCTTTVASKLKLSDIMSYAHRISYTTFAPPDFGAGQAPLRAALPPAPQDEQMRASQLYHFANLDVGLPKTVESEEKTFDAIMEPPPPQPTEYNQQAGMAPLQGILPPNFTIPAPPPGWKPGDPVPLDSLPTQVRGNAPQGIHNPPATIQVQHVQLDILDQDDDSSEYSSDEASSDDDD, from the coding sequence atgaaCTCCAATTTGACTCAACATCAGATTGTGCAATCCCCAGCTAGGCTAGGCCTGGCAAATCCCACTTCACCATCTCTGCAAAACCCTAATCCTCCAAAACCAACTTCACTGCAATCCAATGCTTCTTCAACTCTTATTTCTCTCCTCCCACCTCTCCCTAGAGCACAGTCCCTTCTTGTCCAAATGGCCTCTCTAGCCTCCAAGCTGTTTGAAGTTTCGCCTAACCGATCCCTCTGGGTCAATGCATTTCGTGGCTCGCTCCCTACCTTCCTGCCTTCCCAAAGCCAATCAGTTCCTGTAACTGCGGTCGACTCTAATCCGTCCTCCATCAAAGAAATCTTGGCCCAGTTCTCGGTGCTCCAAACTCAGCTCTTTGAGGCTGTTGCCAAGCTCCAGGATATACTTGATCTTCAGGACTCTAAGCTGAAAATTGCGCGTGAGATACGATCCAAGGATGCTGCACTTCTTGCATTTTCAAAGAAACTTAAGGATGCCGAGCAGATTCTTGATAACCTGGTTGATGACTACTCAGACTTTCGGCGCCCCAAAAGGATGAAACAGGAGGAGGATGATGCAGATGATGAGGAATCTTCATGCACTACTACTGTTGCTTCTAAGTTGAAGTTGTCGGATATTATGTCATATGCTCACCGGATAAGCTACACAACCTTTGCACCACCAGATTTTGGTGCCGGACAAGCTCCTCTTCGTGCAGCACTCCCACCTGCCCCACAGGATGAGCAAATGCGTGCTTCTCAGCTGTACCATTTTGCAAACCTTGATGTGGGATTACCCAAGACAGTTGAGAGCGAAGAGAAAACATTTGATGCAATAATGGAGCCCCCACCTCCACAACCAACAGAATACAATCAACAAGCTGGAATGGCTCCACTTCAGGGAATACTACCTCCAAATTTCACAATTCCAGCGCCCCCACCTGGATGGAAGCCTGGAGATCCAGTGCCATTGGACTCTTTACCCACACAAGTACGGGGTAATGCCCCTCAAGGAATACATAATCCACCTGCAACAATACAGGTTCAGCATGTTCAGCTTGATATTCTGGATCAAGACGATGATAGTAGTGAGTATAGTAGCGATGAGGCAAGCTCCGATGATGACGATTAA
- the LOC126801837 gene encoding LOW QUALITY PROTEIN: pentatricopeptide repeat-containing protein At1g05600 (The sequence of the model RefSeq protein was modified relative to this genomic sequence to represent the inferred CDS: inserted 2 bases in 1 codon; deleted 4 bases in 2 codons), whose amino-acid sequence MLDDLISMSIRWPRLLSPTNLSQIIRMQKNPLTALEIFSEAQSKYPNYRHNGPVYATMIDILGSSGRIAEMKEVINQMKNDSCECKDSVFVAAIKTYARAGQLDEAVSLFKNLLQFNCVNWTQSFSTLVEIMVEESRLEEACRLFVEHCCGWEVGSRVRSLNLLMLALCKKGRSDIALHVFQEMDYQSCNPDRESYRILMRGLCEDRRLNEATHLLYSMFWRISHKGCAEDIVXYRTLLDALCDYGKIEEAVEILGKILRKGLKAPKKFRHQLDLRWYNYGVNTDGIKCVINEALVRGGNPSLVSYSAMAIDLYNENKIIEADAVLNVMQDRGFRPTFVVYGAKVAALGKGRKVVEAVEVIEGKEMVRANCVPTVKVFSTVVRGLCHEKQSVLALEFLKKMEKQVGCVADKETYSGLVDGLCSESRFLKASQVMQEMLIKSRLPCAETYTLVIRGLCSLGRQYEAVMWLEEMISQAILPQYTVWNSLAASVCCNIANIEACSGVYYRLKCSCSM is encoded by the exons ATGTTGGATGACTTGATCTCCATGAGTATAAGATGGCCGAGGCTTCTTTCACCCACAAACCTCTCCCAAATCATACGTATGCAAAAGAACCCATTAACAGCTCTCGAAATTTTCAGTGAGGCACAATCCAAGTACCCCAATTACCGTCATAATGGTCCAGTTTACGCCACCATGATTGACATACTTGGAAGCTCCGGCCGAATTGCTGAGATGAAGGAAGTCATTAATCAAATGAAGAATGACTCCTGTGAATGTAAGGATTCGGTGTTTGTAGCTGCAATCAAGACCTACGCGAGAGCAGGGCAGCTGGACGAGGCGGTGTCACTATTTAAGAACCTTTTGCAGTTCAACTGTGTGAATTGGACGCAGTCTTTTAGCACCCTGGTAGAGATTATGGTCGAAGAGTCCAGGCTTGAAGAGGCTTGTCGCCTTTTCGTGGAGCATTGCTGTGGGTGGGAAGTGGGCTCAAGGGTTCGGTCTTTGAATTTGCTTATGCTTGCTTTGTGCAAGAAGGGTCGTTCAGATATTGCATTGCATGTTTTCCAAGAGATGGATTATCAGAGCTGCAATCCGGATAGGGAGAGTTACCGGATATTAATGAGAGGGTTGTGCGAAGATAGGAGGCTGAATGAGGCGACTCATTTGTTGTATTCGATGTTTTGGAGGATTTCTCATAAGGGTTGTGCTGAGGATATTGT ATATAGAACCTTGTTGGATGCCTTGTGTGATTATGGGAAGATTGAAGAGGCTGTGGAAATTCTTGGTAAGATTTTAAGGAAGGGGCTGAAGGCACCTAAGAAGTTTCGCCACCAACTGGATCTTAGATGGTATAATTATGGGGTAAACACAGACGGCATCAAATGTGTGATCAATGAGGCTCTGGTCAGAGGAGGGAATCCCAGTTTGGTGAGCTATAGTGCTATGGCAATCGATCTTTACAACGAAAATAAGATCATTGAGGCTGACGCAGTACTAAACGTAATGCAGGATAGGGGCTTCAGGCCAACATTTGTTGTTTATGGAGCAAAGGTGGCCGCATTAGGTAAGGGGAGGAAAGTTGTTGAAGCAGTGGAGGTGATTGAA GGAAAGGAGATGGTGAGGGCGAATTGTGTTCCAACTGTGAAAGTGTTCAGCACTGTGGTGAGAGGCCTTTGTCATGAAAAGCAATCAGTTCTGGCTCTTGAGtttttgaagaagatggagaAGCAGGTGGGATGTGTAGCTGACAAGGAAACTTACAGCGGTTTAGTTGATGGGCTTTGTTCCGAGAGTAGGTTTCTCAAAGCAAGCCAAGTAATGCAGGAAATGCTTATCAAGTCGAGATTGCCTTGCGCCGAAACCTACACACTA GTAATTAGGGGGCTGTGTTCATTGGGAAGGCAATATGAAGCTGTTATGTGGTTGGAAGAGATGATAAGTCAGGCAATACTACCACAATATACTGTATGGAATTCATTGGCAGCATCTGTCTGTTGCAACATTGCTAATATTGAGGCGTGCTCTGGGGTCTATTACCGGCTTAAGTGTTCTTGCTCAATGTAA